The following proteins are encoded in a genomic region of Blastopirellula marina:
- a CDS encoding dicarboxylate/amino acid:cation symporter has translation MTETDQPAQHDNSVQGLILILLGIFLGVLLGLFYGKTMWQASEGPEKLQTRLEQTIEQKEKDATRFRKQAEEAQDPQEQQRLNQEAGRLEGHIPMIENRLDRLKKEIQVIDADKAAGKYGLAQTVWIFCEFCGDLFLQVLKLLVIPLVVTSMISGITSLGDIRKMGRVGLSTIIYYFSTGAIAVFIGIVLVVIIQPGISADDTFAYRTDTVEAKEGQTTMEVFLDVFRGRKGDPGSGMFPSNLFEAATNTNVLALIVFAIVFGGALTTLGEEGMLVIRFFNVCNEAVMKMVHLVMLFAPIGIFGLVSANIAKNGGGAGFLEQLHAIGWYVATVVVGLLIHAIVLGTLLWTLGKRNPFIYTFNLLRALLTSVSTASSAATLPVTMECVEENNGVSNRAASFVLPLGATINMDGTALYEAVAVIFIAQTLGIDLNMADLVIVFLTASLAAVGAAGIPEAGLVTMVIVLQAVGLPMTGIGTILAIDWFLDRLRTTVNVYGDACGAGIIDTMVVQKQAATPAAVTD, from the coding sequence ATGACCGAAACCGACCAGCCAGCCCAACACGACAACAGCGTGCAAGGCCTGATCCTTATTCTTCTGGGTATCTTTCTGGGCGTTCTGCTCGGGCTGTTCTACGGCAAGACGATGTGGCAAGCCTCGGAAGGGCCTGAGAAGCTGCAGACTCGGCTTGAGCAAACCATCGAACAGAAAGAGAAAGATGCAACGCGCTTTCGGAAACAGGCGGAAGAAGCCCAAGATCCCCAAGAGCAACAGCGGCTGAATCAAGAGGCCGGTCGACTGGAGGGGCACATTCCGATGATCGAGAATCGGCTCGATCGTTTGAAAAAAGAGATCCAGGTTATCGATGCCGACAAGGCAGCCGGAAAATATGGGTTGGCCCAAACGGTTTGGATCTTCTGCGAATTCTGTGGTGACCTCTTCCTACAAGTGCTCAAACTGTTGGTGATTCCCTTAGTGGTAACCAGCATGATCAGTGGCATCACCTCGCTGGGCGATATTCGCAAGATGGGACGTGTTGGTCTCTCGACCATCATTTATTACTTCAGCACCGGGGCAATCGCCGTATTCATCGGTATTGTCCTGGTGGTCATCATCCAACCAGGGATCTCCGCTGACGATACGTTCGCCTACCGAACTGACACGGTCGAGGCGAAAGAGGGACAGACAACCATGGAGGTCTTCCTTGACGTATTCCGCGGTCGCAAGGGGGATCCGGGTAGCGGCATGTTTCCGTCGAATCTGTTTGAGGCGGCGACCAATACCAACGTTTTGGCACTTATTGTGTTTGCCATCGTGTTTGGCGGAGCACTGACAACGCTGGGTGAGGAAGGGATGCTTGTAATTCGCTTCTTCAATGTCTGTAACGAAGCGGTCATGAAGATGGTCCACTTGGTGATGCTGTTTGCGCCGATCGGGATCTTCGGATTGGTCTCGGCCAATATCGCTAAGAACGGTGGTGGGGCTGGCTTCCTCGAGCAATTACATGCGATTGGCTGGTACGTGGCAACGGTTGTTGTTGGCCTACTGATTCATGCGATCGTGCTCGGTACCCTTCTGTGGACATTGGGTAAACGGAACCCTTTCATTTACACGTTCAATTTGCTGCGAGCTTTGCTGACATCGGTGAGCACAGCCAGCAGTGCCGCGACTCTGCCGGTTACCATGGAATGTGTGGAAGAAAACAACGGTGTCTCGAATCGAGCGGCGTCGTTTGTTTTGCCATTAGGGGCAACGATCAATATGGATGGAACGGCACTTTATGAAGCGGTCGCCGTGATCTTTATCGCACAAACACTAGGGATCGATCTCAACATGGCTGACCTAGTGATCGTCTTCTTAACCGCGTCACTCGCAGCGGTTGGTGCGGCAGGTATTCCAGAGGCCGGCTTGGTGACAATGGTGATCGTGCTGCAAGCGGTTGGTTTGCCG